DNA sequence from the Streptomyces sp. HUAS 15-9 genome:
GTCGTGCCCTCCTGGGACCTGCAGACGCTGTGGGTCAACAACGACAAGGGCAACACCCTCACCCCCATCGACCCGAGGACCGCGAAGGCGGGTAAGACGGTCTCCGTCCACGACCCGTACAACCTCTACTTCACACCCGACGGCAAGTACGCCGTCGTCATGGCCTCCCTCGACCGCGAACTCGTCTTCCGCGACGCGCACACCATGAAGCGCGTGAAGACCGTGCCCGTCAGCTGTTACGGCGTCAACCACGCCGACTTCTCCCTCGACGGGCGCTACTTCATCGTCTCCTGCGAGTTCAGCGGCGAGCTGCTCAAGGTCGACACCGCGCGGATGAAGGTCGTCGGCCAGGAGAAGCTGCCGTTCCAGGGCGCGATGCCGCAGGATGTCAAGGTGTCGCCCGACGGCAAGCGGTTCTACATCGCCGACATGATGGCCGACGGCGTGTGGATCCTGGACGGCGACCGGTTCACCAGACCCTCCCTCCTGCCCACCGGCAAGGGGGCCCACGGCCTGTACGTCAGCCGCGACTCCCGCGAGATGTACATCTCCAACCGGGGCGAGGGCACCATCTCCATCTTCGACTTCGCCCAGAACGGGCTCACCAAGAAGTGGCACCTGCCGGGCGGCGGCAGCCCCGACATGGGCGGGGTCTCGGCCGACGGCAAGGTCCTGTGGCTGTCCGGCCGCTACAACTCCGAGGTGTACGCCATCGACACCGCCACGGGGGCCGAACTGGCCCGCATCAGGGTCGGCAGCGGCCCGCACGGTCTCGCCGTCTACCCGCAGCCGGGCCGCTACTCGCTGGGCCACACCGGCATCTTCCGCTAGGCACGGTCATCAGCCTGCCCGCAGGGCGCGAGGAGCAGCGCCTCCGCCCCCACCGGCAGGTATCCGGCCGCCTGGAACGCCCGCAGGCTGCGGGCGTTCCCCGGGGAGACCTGGGCCCACACCGGTTCCCCGGCCAGGTGCAGGGCGGCCGTCACCAGCCGGCGTCCCAGCCCCCGGTGCCGTACCCCCTCGTCCACCTCGACCGCGACCTCCAGCCGGCCCGCGACCCCGCGTCCCAGGACGACCACACCGCCGTCCGCCTCCCACA
Encoded proteins:
- a CDS encoding YncE family protein, whose translation is MRPTKAVRVLAAGAALAALTLLPACSSGSERHENEALGSKAPAPPQKKQLVDGLPGMPPVLDPHDVYAADRPNLFSPAVKDFPSRVYVPNTNSNTVSVIDPKTYRVIETIPVGWQPQHVVPSWDLQTLWVNNDKGNTLTPIDPRTAKAGKTVSVHDPYNLYFTPDGKYAVVMASLDRELVFRDAHTMKRVKTVPVSCYGVNHADFSLDGRYFIVSCEFSGELLKVDTARMKVVGQEKLPFQGAMPQDVKVSPDGKRFYIADMMADGVWILDGDRFTRPSLLPTGKGAHGLYVSRDSREMYISNRGEGTISIFDFAQNGLTKKWHLPGGGSPDMGGVSADGKVLWLSGRYNSEVYAIDTATGAELARIRVGSGPHGLAVYPQPGRYSLGHTGIFR